From the Arvicola amphibius chromosome 2, mArvAmp1.2, whole genome shotgun sequence genome, one window contains:
- the LOC119806364 gene encoding zinc finger protein 398-like, producing MTEAAAAPDWHVGTDFQHQAQIQSAEISLLAILAAVQAVEKKTESQAVHLQSLEIRTGSAEKKLADCEKTAMELSSQLEGKWAVLGTLLQEYGLLQRRLENLENQMQTRNSWVLRLPASSKDEAPKVSITTEEVAECFPEQQEGSPEDWQKELCKDVAKESREVLGALEPGQLESSPSILPWIKQEEEAYEKSLRETTSAYLCSETWLANKKRILEGESVLPNPAWATEGRPSKEDFERGTCGDLLPVSREREVVSLPRGSQSQPVPATEGTENGQDFIVKELSTQHEHPHHGSQPFASLQCPQSATQQVTLTRNRRAPTAQRAYTCVQCGKSFVHQSTLTTHYRTHTGEKPYKCAECEKRFGRLSTLLEHQRTHTGERPFPCAQCGRRFGRLSTLVEHRRTHTGEKPFPCTQCDKRFTRLANLTVHQSVHSGEHAFQCTQCGSCFTHKPSFLQHLRSHSQEKRFTCGQCGKSFTCRSWLVRHQGSHTHSASSAYVAGEKSSPSFESPTSLLKGAARGKFSSDPSISPRSKDTKASQDHKAYGRGQQLSDHGQEGLVGSLHSCLSVKMENAG from the exons GACTGGCATGTAGGGACAGACTTCCAACATCAGGCCCAGATCCAGTCTGCGGAGATCTCCCTTTTAGCCATCCTGGCTGCTGTTCAGGCGGtggagaagaaaacagagtccCAGGCTGTCCATCTTCAAAGCCTGGAAATACGAACAGGGTCAGCAGAGAAGAAGCTGGCTGACTGTGAGAAGACAGCCATGGAGCTCAGCAGCCAGCTGGAGGGCAAGTGGGCCGTGCTGGGGACCCTGCTGCAGGAGTACGGGCTGCTGCAGCGGCGGCTGGAGAACCTGGAGAACCAGATGCAAACCCGGAACTCCTGGGTCCTGAGGCTGCCCGCTAGCAGCAAGGATGAAGCCCCCAAG GTTTCTATAACTACTGAAGAGGTGGCTGAGTGTTTCCCCGAGCAACAGGAAGGCAGCCCGGAAGACTGGCAGAAAGAGCTCTGCAAGGACGTAGCAAAAGAGAGCCGTGAGGTACTGGGTGCTCTGG AACCAGGCCAGCTGGAATCCTCCCCCAGTATTCTGCCCTGGATCAAGCAAGAGGAAGAGGCATATGAGAAGAGTCTGCGAGAGACGACCAGTGCCTATCTGTGCTCAG AAACCTGGCTAGCTAACAAGAAAAGGATCCTGGAAGGAGAGTCCGTGCTACCAAACCCAGCATGGGCAACTGAAGGGAGACCCAGCAAGGAAGACTTTGAGAGGGGAACCTGTGGGGATCTGCTCCctgtttccagagagagagaggtggtctCCCTCCCCCGAGGCTCTCAGAGTCAGCCTGTGCCAGCTACTGAGGGCACTGAGAATGGCCAGGACTTCATTGTCAAAGAGCTCAGCACTCAGCATGAGCACCCACACCATGGATCTCAGCCCTTTGCCAGTCTCCAGTGCCCCCAAAGTGCCACACAGCAGGTCACTCTCACCAGGAACCGTCGTGCACCCACAGCCCAGCGTGCCTACACCTGTGTTCAGTGTGGCAAGAGCTTCGTCCACCAGTCAACGCTTACCACGCACTACCGCACACACACCGGGGAGAAGCCTTACAAATGTGCTGAGTGTGAGAAGCGGTTTGGCCGCCTGTCCACACTGCTGGAGCACCAGCGCACCCACACGGGAGAGCGGCCTTTCCCATGTGCACAGTGTGGCCGTCGTTTTGGGCGCCTGTCCACACTGGTGGAACATCGGCGCACACACACGGGTGAGAAACCATTTCCATGCACCCAGTGTGACAAGCGTTTCACACGCCTGGCCAATTTGACAGTGCACCAGAGTGTGCACTCTGGTGAGCATGCTTTCCAGTGCACCCAGTGTGGCTCCTGCTTCACGCACAAACCTAGTTTCCTACAGCACCTGCGCAGCCACTCTCAGGAGAAGCGTTTTACCTGCGGCCAGTGTGGCAAGAGCTTCACCTGTCGCTCCTGGCTGGTGCGCCACCAGGGCAGTCATACCCACTCAGCCTCCTCTGCTTATGTGGCTGGTGAGAAGAGCTCACCAAGCTTTGAGTCACCTACAAGTCTCCTTAAGGGTGCAGCTCGGGGCAAGTTTTCCAGTGACCCTTCTATCTCTCCCAGATCCAAGGACACTAAGGCCAGTCAGGACCATAAGGCCTATGGCAGAGGTCAGCAGCTCAGCGACCATGGTCAGGAAGGTCTGGTGGGGTCTCTGCATAGCTGTCTGTCTGTAAAGATGGAGAATGCAGGGTAG